A region from the Rubrivirga sp. SAORIC476 genome encodes:
- a CDS encoding DUF3224 domain-containing protein, with protein sequence MIATARFDVTSWEPTVYDQPEDGPALTRVTLTKTFEGDLTGESVGEGLFCGLQTPADGAGYMVSERVTGRLGGRAGTFVMQHGGLAAPEAEPQSFGSIVPGSGTGALAGLRGTVVFGADHTITLEFEMPDDPTDAGSSLAT encoded by the coding sequence ATGATCGCCACCGCCCGCTTCGACGTCACCTCCTGGGAGCCGACGGTCTACGACCAGCCCGAGGACGGTCCGGCGCTGACCCGCGTCACGCTCACCAAGACGTTCGAGGGCGACCTGACCGGTGAGAGCGTCGGCGAGGGGCTGTTCTGCGGCCTTCAGACCCCGGCCGACGGCGCGGGATACATGGTGTCGGAGCGCGTGACCGGCCGCCTCGGTGGACGCGCCGGTACCTTCGTGATGCAGCATGGGGGACTCGCCGCGCCCGAGGCAGAGCCCCAGTCCTTCGGCAGCATCGTTCCCGGCTCTGGCACCGGCGCGTTGGCTGGCCTCCGCGGCACCGTCGTCTTCGGCGCCGACCACACGATCACGCTGGAGTTCGAGATGCCCGACGACCCGACAGATGCAGGATCGAGCCTGGCGACCTAG
- a CDS encoding AarF/ABC1/UbiB kinase family protein: MSAPDRDPDAEPVPVSEAAPGLHPPNAAADGPTPAATFEGDGADGDALPHRDTPSITEAEQEVADEGDARPAGPTGDSPEATLHAEAAPGPVRANPTRPPAPGPSRAVSFPRPESEQAVAADLRRLARLRRRSGTGDVPALDEGTEVARRAGFEVMDVGEPPSLARRYFTTLRNATGLVYGSAVAVARDRDQFPMVKGFALFLIKLAAFFVRPLVRRDLRDLPIEQQLRRRLEILGPTYIKLGQVLALREDLLPPFITEELKNLLDRLPVMPFPEYLDRIAKGLGRPVDEMFSFIDPKPLGSASIGQIHAATTVEGDDVILKVVKPHIYVILKRDARLLGFFGSFLQIFFSRYQPKKVLDEFAEYTLREVDLRREADNLEQMALNFADQPDILFPQVYRQYSSRLVLTMGRFRGIRPDTPASTALPLDARERLVDLGALAIIRMLYQDGFFHADLHPGNMFVLDTEPDKNGEIHPKVGFIDLGMVGYFDGDLRRTLLYYFFSLVTGDAENAARYLASVSEAGKKADPRGFQRAVAELCRRFYRAQRHGDVNVGQLIMESVGLAGQYRMYFPVEMVLMTKALVTFEGVGQTLLPGFDVAEVSRKHVNKLFMSQFNPIALLKESFRGAPELVDLIVKSPTLMAEGIRFIESRIRSTDPSPLSGLRTGLLSGASLVAGTIAATTGGPWFLWGPLFALAAGFALKRS, translated from the coding sequence ATGTCTGCACCCGACCGCGACCCCGACGCCGAGCCCGTCCCCGTATCGGAGGCGGCGCCAGGCCTGCATCCGCCCAACGCGGCGGCTGACGGCCCGACGCCTGCGGCGACCTTCGAAGGCGACGGGGCGGACGGCGACGCCCTCCCCCACCGAGATACGCCCTCCATCACCGAGGCGGAGCAGGAGGTCGCGGACGAGGGCGACGCCCGTCCGGCAGGTCCGACCGGCGACAGCCCCGAGGCGACGCTCCACGCGGAGGCGGCCCCCGGCCCGGTCCGCGCCAACCCGACCCGCCCGCCCGCCCCGGGGCCTTCGCGGGCCGTGTCGTTCCCTCGGCCCGAGAGCGAGCAGGCCGTCGCGGCCGACCTCCGGCGGCTGGCCCGCCTGCGCCGGAGATCCGGCACCGGCGACGTGCCCGCCCTCGACGAGGGCACCGAGGTTGCCCGGCGCGCAGGGTTCGAGGTCATGGACGTCGGCGAGCCGCCGTCGCTGGCGCGGCGCTACTTCACGACGCTCCGCAACGCCACCGGTCTCGTGTACGGCAGCGCCGTGGCGGTGGCGCGAGACCGCGACCAGTTCCCGATGGTGAAGGGCTTCGCGCTCTTCCTGATCAAGCTGGCCGCGTTCTTCGTCCGTCCACTGGTCCGCCGCGACCTGCGGGACCTGCCCATCGAGCAGCAGCTCCGGCGCCGGCTGGAGATCCTCGGGCCGACGTACATCAAGCTCGGGCAGGTGCTGGCCCTCCGCGAGGACCTGCTGCCGCCGTTCATCACGGAGGAGCTCAAGAACCTGCTCGACCGGCTCCCGGTGATGCCGTTTCCGGAGTACCTCGACCGCATCGCGAAGGGCCTGGGGCGCCCGGTCGACGAGATGTTCTCCTTCATCGACCCGAAGCCCCTCGGCAGCGCCTCCATCGGCCAGATCCACGCTGCGACGACTGTCGAGGGCGACGACGTAATCCTGAAGGTCGTCAAGCCGCACATCTACGTCATCCTGAAGCGGGACGCGCGGCTGCTGGGCTTCTTCGGCTCCTTCCTGCAGATCTTCTTCAGCCGCTACCAGCCCAAGAAGGTGCTGGACGAGTTCGCCGAGTACACCCTCCGAGAGGTCGACCTCCGACGCGAGGCGGACAACCTGGAGCAGATGGCGCTCAACTTCGCCGACCAGCCGGACATCCTCTTCCCGCAGGTCTACCGCCAGTACTCGTCGAGGCTGGTGCTCACGATGGGACGCTTCCGGGGCATCCGGCCGGACACGCCCGCGAGCACGGCGCTCCCCCTGGACGCCCGCGAGCGGCTCGTGGACCTGGGCGCGCTCGCCATCATCCGGATGCTCTACCAGGACGGCTTCTTCCACGCCGACCTGCACCCGGGCAACATGTTCGTGCTCGACACGGAGCCCGATAAGAATGGCGAGATCCACCCCAAGGTCGGCTTCATCGACCTCGGCATGGTGGGCTACTTCGACGGCGACCTTCGGCGGACGCTCCTCTACTACTTCTTCTCGCTCGTCACCGGCGACGCCGAGAACGCAGCCCGCTACCTCGCCTCGGTGTCCGAGGCGGGCAAGAAGGCGGACCCGCGCGGCTTCCAGCGTGCCGTGGCGGAGCTCTGCCGCCGCTTCTACCGCGCGCAACGTCACGGCGACGTCAACGTCGGCCAGTTGATCATGGAGTCGGTCGGGCTGGCGGGCCAATACCGGATGTACTTCCCGGTCGAGATGGTGCTGATGACGAAGGCGCTGGTCACGTTCGAGGGCGTCGGCCAGACGCTCCTGCCAGGGTTCGACGTGGCGGAGGTGAGCCGCAAGCACGTCAACAAGCTCTTTATGAGCCAGTTCAACCCGATCGCGCTGCTCAAGGAGAGCTTCCGCGGCGCGCCGGAGTTGGTGGACCTGATCGTGAAGAGCCCGACGCTGATGGCTGAAGGCATCCGGTTTATCGAGTCGCGCATCCGGAGCACGGACCCGTCGCCCCTGTCGGGTCTGCGGACGGGCCTCCTCTCGGGTGCGTCCCTGGTGGCGGGCACCATCGCGGCCACGACGGGTGGCCCGTGGTTCCTGTGGGGTCCGTTGTTCGCCCTGGCTGCGGGGTTCGCGCTCAAACGGAGCTGA
- a CDS encoding aryl-sulfate sulfotransferase → MHLRPPFIALLVLLGGCDGAAPTLPMEEELITSLSVSVDPSGRAPLTAEALLSTSRPVSVEVTVEGKGGAGTEIRHRFGTVERGHTLPILGLYPGEATAVTLELFGADGASLGTRDLSVVAPALPADFPEVTIDVAPSGTLQPGLTLVSYFGHAGSATPQRAFAFDVTGAIRWALDFSGDATLGGLFFDNGVERLANGNLYFGDGNTDRIYEVDMAGRVLRSWGMPGFTFHHNVLELPSGDFLVTVNRQGTTTVEDHVIQIDRAIGAVETVWDLRQSLDPTRRAWPTDLADLDVDWFHGNALAYDPTDDTILVSGRTQGLVKLTRANQVVWILAPHREWRSDLAAKLLQPLDAAGVPITDAAVLDGAVPHPEFEWSWYQHAPAILADGSVALFDNGDNRGYQFPGTYSRAVVYRIDAEARTIQQVWEYGRERGAETFSRIVSDVDEHPEAGTILFAPGAVASPVGPVGRIVEVDRATRAVRFEATVRAPQVPFGITFHRVERLPLYPDL, encoded by the coding sequence GTGCATCTCAGACCCCCTTTTATCGCGCTCCTCGTGCTCCTCGGCGGCTGCGACGGCGCTGCCCCAACCCTCCCGATGGAGGAGGAGCTGATCACGTCGCTTTCTGTGTCCGTCGACCCAAGCGGCCGGGCGCCGCTGACGGCCGAGGCGCTGCTCTCGACGAGCCGCCCCGTGTCGGTCGAGGTGACCGTCGAGGGGAAGGGCGGCGCGGGCACCGAGATCCGGCACCGGTTCGGCACTGTCGAGCGTGGGCACACCCTTCCGATTCTCGGCCTCTACCCCGGAGAGGCGACTGCGGTGACGCTGGAGCTGTTCGGCGCCGATGGCGCCTCGCTGGGCACGCGAGACCTCTCAGTGGTCGCGCCCGCCCTCCCGGCTGACTTCCCGGAGGTCACCATCGATGTGGCGCCCTCGGGGACCCTCCAGCCGGGGCTGACCCTTGTGAGCTACTTCGGGCATGCGGGAAGCGCGACCCCGCAGCGGGCCTTCGCCTTCGACGTGACGGGCGCTATCCGCTGGGCACTGGACTTCTCGGGCGACGCCACGTTGGGAGGGCTCTTCTTCGACAACGGGGTGGAGCGGCTCGCGAATGGCAACCTCTACTTCGGGGATGGCAACACGGACCGGATCTACGAGGTGGACATGGCTGGCCGGGTACTTCGGTCCTGGGGGATGCCCGGCTTCACGTTCCACCACAACGTTCTGGAATTGCCGTCCGGGGACTTCCTCGTCACCGTGAACCGGCAGGGGACGACGACGGTCGAGGATCACGTCATCCAGATCGACCGTGCCATCGGCGCCGTCGAGACCGTCTGGGACCTGCGCCAGTCGCTCGACCCGACGCGACGCGCGTGGCCGACCGACCTCGCCGACCTCGATGTCGACTGGTTCCACGGCAACGCGCTCGCCTACGACCCGACCGACGACACCATCCTGGTCTCCGGTCGCACGCAGGGCCTTGTCAAGCTCACGCGCGCCAACCAGGTGGTCTGGATCCTTGCGCCACACCGCGAGTGGCGGTCGGATCTGGCGGCCAAGCTCCTCCAGCCGCTCGACGCCGCCGGGGTGCCCATCACGGACGCCGCCGTCCTCGATGGCGCGGTCCCTCACCCGGAGTTCGAGTGGTCGTGGTACCAGCACGCGCCCGCCATCCTCGCGGATGGGTCCGTCGCGCTCTTCGACAACGGCGACAACCGGGGGTACCAGTTCCCGGGGACCTACAGCCGCGCCGTCGTCTACCGCATCGACGCGGAGGCGCGGACGATCCAGCAGGTCTGGGAGTACGGGCGCGAACGCGGTGCAGAGACGTTTTCTCGTATCGTCTCGGACGTGGACGAGCACCCGGAGGCCGGAACGATTCTCTTCGCGCCCGGGGCCGTCGCCTCGCCGGTCGGGCCGGTCGGGCGCATCGTCGAGGTGGACCGGGCAACGCGGGCGGTTCGCTTCGAGGCGACCGTTCGGGCTCCGCAGGTGCCCTTCGGGATCACGTTCCACCGCGTCGAGCGGTTGCCGCTGTACCCGGATCTCTAG